In a genomic window of Bacillus rossius redtenbacheri isolate Brsri chromosome 4 unlocalized genomic scaffold, Brsri_v3 Brsri_v3_scf4_2, whole genome shotgun sequence:
- the LOC134541824 gene encoding class E basic helix-loop-helix protein 23-like, with translation MAAAYRSAVARAGSKWLCDDDDAASRPAPELAGFWGCDAHRGQDCKPWSYPSAHADSGRRAGPEAAACPGFPAPPPAAPSPEGGGVPQLQVPGRRTPLSAMGLGGFYLPLRAASPAAGPSSDENRPDSRGAALQGSAQQLARGQAAARGPGGGKAKARQGKTVRLNINARERRRMHDLNDALDELRSVIPYAHSPSVRKLSKIATLLLAKNYIMMQANALEELRRLITYLQAQIAAGIAPTPYDLQAFPATPTATKLQQQMDASGGGAPTVSS, from the exons ATGGCGGCCGCGTACAGGAGCGCCGTGGCCAGGGCCGGCTCCAAGTGGCTCTGCGACGACGATGACGCCGCCTCGCGGCCGGCGCCCGAACTAGCCGGCTTCTGGGGCTGCGACGCTCACCGCGGCCAGGACTGCAAGCCGTGGAGCTACCCGTCGGCGCACGCG GACTCCGGGCGGCGAGCCGGCCCGGAGGCGGCGGCCTGTCCGGGCTTCCCGGCGCCGCCGCCGGCCGCCCCCAGCCCCGAGGGCGGCGGCGTGCCCCAGCTGCAGGTGCCCGGCCGCCGCACTCCGCTGTCCGCCATGGGGCTGGGCGGCTTCTACCTGCCGCTGCGCGCCGCCTCGCCCGCCGCCGGCCCCTCCAGCGACGAGAACCGACCCGACTCCCGCGGCGCGGCGCTGCAGGGCTCCGCGCAGCAGCTCGCCAG ggggcaggcggcggcgcgcgggCCCGGCGGCGGCAAGGCCAAGGCGCGCCAGGGCAAGACGGTGCGCCTCAACATCAACGCGCGGGAGCGACGCCGCATGCACGACCTCAACGACGCGCTGGACGAGCTGCGCAGCGTCATCCCGTACGCGCACTCGCCGTCCGTGCGCAAGCTGTCCAAGATAGCCACCTTGCTGCTCGCCAAGAACTACATCATGATGCAGGCCAACGCGCTGGAGGAGCTGCGCCG GCTCATCACCTACCTGCAGGCGCAGATCGCCGCCGGCATAGCGCCCACGCCCTACGACCTGCAGGCCTTCCCCGCCACGCCCACCGCCACCAAGCTGCAGCAGCAGATGGACGCCTCGGGCGGCGGCGCCCCAACCGTCTCCTCGTGA